From Chelatococcus sp. YT9, a single genomic window includes:
- a CDS encoding FUSC family protein has protein sequence MKTGSERHADARMYRPPGWLRNVARLNPNTAWPWRHSIRIAIAVAVPLLVGHFTDLRDPALLVCLGALLNSVKVQSDSYLARLQRQLIAAPIAGLGYVAGATVAGHGALSLILLVGIAFASGLISGYGAAFSTAAMQMLVLAIIGASVHSDAPLWLPPLLFMGGSAFAAVLLGCEALLDRRLPERATLAHIVSAMARVADAEPQAPGSKGPPDMATPIERARRGLTDAIAKGYAGLLDSRRGDEGPSERQERSAAILSTMELISAEIVGSADDRGLMHSVAARLNQIARALTERHEPPPPSYARPATCRLLRYIDRLTEELWPSSAVDATPAPLSAPHAAARVSRRLSIPSYKLLHGKLVLGREVVLAAAQLALCIGIAVVAERHAPGARSYWIPLTVAIVLKPDFGSVFVRAVQRSIGTVAGVVIGVAIMTLLPKGLILIVVMTVLAAAIPWAGLRGYALQCTFLTPFVLIMIDVSTPGATVDYAAQRLVDTVLGAAITLVFGYLIWPRSPGAHIGQAFAGAMQAVADYLAAAGRGANGNDDDLMAARRAAYHSLSNVRTTLQRALSEPPPASSEAAAWFPVIVNAERLCDHITRFVETRHERDPVEDEGAIAARVAVLRSLKAAAHPGNQRDAPALPQPPSDDGGAINDIDFEINRLGHLLHAVRTPSGHARRH, from the coding sequence GTGAAGACGGGTAGCGAGCGACACGCAGACGCCAGGATGTACCGGCCACCCGGTTGGCTGCGCAATGTGGCGCGGCTTAATCCCAACACGGCTTGGCCTTGGCGCCATTCCATCCGGATTGCAATCGCGGTGGCGGTGCCGTTGCTCGTCGGTCATTTCACCGACTTGAGAGATCCGGCGCTGCTCGTCTGCCTCGGGGCTTTGCTCAACTCCGTCAAGGTGCAGTCCGACTCCTATCTCGCGCGCCTGCAACGGCAGTTGATCGCGGCGCCCATTGCGGGTCTTGGTTATGTGGCCGGCGCCACCGTGGCCGGCCATGGGGCGCTGAGCCTCATTCTTCTCGTCGGAATCGCCTTTGCCTCCGGGCTGATCAGCGGATACGGCGCCGCGTTCTCGACCGCCGCGATGCAGATGCTCGTGCTTGCCATCATCGGCGCGAGCGTACATTCCGATGCACCGCTATGGCTCCCGCCGCTGCTTTTCATGGGCGGCAGCGCGTTTGCAGCCGTTCTTTTGGGTTGCGAGGCCTTGCTCGATCGGCGCCTGCCGGAGCGAGCGACCCTGGCGCATATCGTGAGCGCGATGGCCCGGGTGGCCGACGCGGAACCCCAGGCGCCTGGCAGCAAGGGCCCGCCAGATATGGCAACACCGATCGAGAGGGCACGGCGCGGCCTCACCGATGCGATCGCCAAGGGCTATGCGGGCTTGCTCGACTCGCGGCGCGGCGACGAAGGCCCGTCCGAGAGGCAGGAGCGAAGCGCCGCGATACTCTCGACGATGGAGCTGATTTCTGCCGAGATCGTCGGTAGTGCCGATGACCGAGGCCTGATGCATTCTGTCGCTGCCCGGCTGAACCAGATCGCCCGCGCGCTGACCGAACGCCATGAGCCACCACCGCCCTCCTATGCGCGCCCTGCCACGTGTCGCTTGCTTCGCTATATCGACCGGTTGACCGAAGAGCTATGGCCTTCCTCGGCCGTGGACGCTACGCCTGCACCGCTCTCAGCCCCGCATGCGGCCGCCCGCGTCTCGCGGCGGTTGAGCATTCCTTCCTACAAGCTATTGCACGGCAAGCTCGTGCTCGGCCGCGAGGTCGTCCTCGCCGCTGCGCAGTTGGCATTGTGCATAGGCATAGCCGTCGTTGCGGAGCGTCACGCGCCGGGCGCCCGCTCCTACTGGATCCCGCTGACGGTCGCGATCGTTCTCAAGCCGGATTTCGGGTCGGTTTTCGTCCGCGCCGTTCAGCGCAGCATTGGCACTGTGGCTGGCGTGGTCATTGGCGTTGCCATCATGACGTTGCTCCCGAAAGGCCTGATCCTGATCGTCGTGATGACCGTATTGGCGGCTGCTATCCCGTGGGCCGGCTTGCGAGGCTATGCGCTGCAATGCACTTTCTTGACCCCCTTTGTCCTCATCATGATCGATGTGAGCACACCAGGCGCTACCGTGGACTACGCCGCGCAGCGTCTTGTCGACACCGTGCTGGGCGCCGCTATCACTCTGGTTTTCGGGTATCTCATCTGGCCACGCTCGCCCGGAGCGCATATCGGACAAGCGTTCGCTGGCGCGATGCAGGCGGTCGCGGACTATCTCGCTGCGGCCGGCCGCGGGGCCAACGGCAACGACGACGATCTGATGGCCGCGCGTAGGGCGGCCTATCACAGCCTCTCCAACGTCCGCACCACGTTGCAGCGAGCGTTGTCGGAGCCTCCACCCGCGAGCAGCGAAGCTGCCGCATGGTTCCCTGTGATCGTCAATGCCGAGCGCCTGTGCGATCACATCACGCGCTTTGTGGAAACCCGCCATGAACGGGATCCGGTTGAGGACGAGGGCGCGATTGCAGCGCGCGTCGCCGTACTTCGCTCTCTGAAAGCGGCTGCTCATCCGGGGAACCAACGTGATGCGCCGGCCCTTCCCCAGCCCCCGAGCGACGATGGCGGAGCAATTAACGATATCGATTTCGAGATCAACCGATTGGGCCATCTGCTCCATGCAGTTCGTACCCCAAGTGGGCATGCTCGCAGGCATTGA